The Pseudomonas iranensis genome includes a window with the following:
- a CDS encoding gamma-carboxygeranoyl-CoA hydratase, with the protein MNDFNTLELQTDPRGFATLWLNRAEKNNAFNAEMIRELILALDKVASDSSLRFLLLRGHGKHFSAGADLAWMQQSAELDYHTNLDDARELAELMYNLAKLKIPTLAVVQGAAFGGALGLISCCDMAIGADDAQFCLSEVRIGLAPAVISPFVVQAIGERAARRYALTAERFSGQRAREIGLLAESYPAAELEQQVEQWIDNLLLNSPAAMRASKDLLREVGNGALTPALRRYTENAIARIRVSPEGQEGLRAFLQKRPPNWQAASTKESR; encoded by the coding sequence ATGAACGACTTCAATACCCTCGAACTGCAAACCGATCCACGCGGTTTTGCGACGCTGTGGCTCAACCGCGCCGAGAAAAACAACGCGTTCAACGCCGAGATGATCCGCGAACTGATCCTCGCCCTCGACAAGGTCGCCAGCGATTCGAGCCTGCGTTTCCTGCTACTACGCGGGCATGGCAAGCATTTCAGTGCCGGCGCCGACCTGGCGTGGATGCAGCAATCAGCGGAACTCGATTACCACACCAACCTCGATGACGCCCGCGAGCTGGCCGAGCTGATGTACAACCTCGCCAAACTGAAAATCCCCACGCTGGCCGTGGTTCAGGGCGCGGCGTTTGGTGGCGCGCTGGGCTTGATCAGTTGCTGTGACATGGCGATCGGCGCCGATGACGCGCAGTTCTGCCTGTCGGAAGTGCGCATCGGCCTGGCGCCGGCGGTGATCAGTCCGTTCGTAGTGCAGGCGATCGGTGAGCGTGCGGCACGGCGTTATGCGCTGACTGCCGAGCGCTTCAGCGGGCAGCGGGCGCGGGAGATCGGCTTGCTCGCCGAAAGCTATCCTGCGGCGGAACTGGAGCAACAGGTCGAACAGTGGATCGACAACCTGTTGCTCAACAGCCCCGCCGCCATGCGCGCCAGCAAGGACTTGCTGCGCGAAGTCGGCAACGGCGCGCTGACCCCGGCCCTGCGCCGCTACACCGAAAATGCCATCGCGCGGATTCGCGTCAGCCCTGAAGGCCAGGAAGGCTTGCGTGCCTTCCTGCAAAAACGCCCACCGAACTGGCAAGCCGCATCCACCAAGGAGTCGCGTTGA
- a CDS encoding acetyl/propionyl/methylcrotonyl-CoA carboxylase subunit alpha, with protein sequence MSAPVITTLLVANRGEIACRVMRTAKALGLTTVAVHSATDRDARHSREADIRVDLGGSKAAESYLQIDKLIAAAKASGAQAIHPGYGFLSENAGFARAIEAAGLIFLGPPASAIDAMGSKSAAKALMEKAGVPLVPGYHGEAQDLDTFREACERIGYPVLLKATAGGGGKGMKVVEDVSQLAEALASAQREAQSSFGDSRMLVEKYLLKPRHVEIQVFADQHGNCLYLNERDCSIQRRHQKVVEEAPAPGLTPELRRAMGEAAVRSAQAIGYVGAGTVEFLLDARGEFFFMEMNTRLQVEHPVTEAITGLDLVAWQIRVARGEALPITQAQVPLNGHAIEVRLYAEDPANDFLPATGRLDLYRESAQGPGRRVDSGVEEGDAISPFYDPMLGKLIAWGEDREQARLRLLSMLDEFAIGGLKTNINFLRRIIAHPAFAAAELDTGFIPRYQEQLLPAPGTLSDEFWQAAAQAFAQSLPKRARADDPASPWSCSSGLRAGLPAEITLHLSCEGQDRALTLRTAAHAKLQGEALIVEHDGVRRTLRAIRQGGALYLEWDGELRRIEAFDPISAVEASHSHQGGLTAPMNGSIVRVLVETGQSVEAGAQLVVLEAMKMEHSIRAPHAGVIKALYCQEGDMVSEGSALVELEEG encoded by the coding sequence ATGAGCGCACCTGTGATTACCACCCTGCTGGTGGCCAACCGCGGCGAAATCGCCTGCCGCGTGATGCGCACCGCCAAGGCTCTGGGCCTGACCACCGTCGCCGTGCACAGCGCCACCGACCGCGATGCGCGGCACAGCCGTGAAGCCGATATCCGCGTGGATCTGGGCGGCAGCAAGGCTGCCGAGAGTTATCTGCAAATCGATAAATTGATCGCCGCCGCCAAGGCCAGCGGTGCCCAGGCGATTCATCCCGGCTACGGCTTTCTATCGGAAAACGCCGGATTCGCCCGCGCCATCGAAGCCGCCGGGCTGATCTTCCTCGGCCCGCCCGCCTCGGCCATCGATGCGATGGGCAGCAAATCCGCCGCTAAGGCGCTGATGGAAAAGGCCGGCGTGCCACTGGTGCCGGGCTATCACGGCGAAGCGCAGGACCTCGACACCTTCCGCGAAGCCTGCGAACGCATCGGTTATCCGGTGCTGCTCAAGGCCACTGCGGGTGGTGGCGGCAAAGGCATGAAAGTGGTCGAGGATGTCAGCCAACTCGCTGAAGCCCTCGCCTCGGCGCAGCGCGAAGCGCAATCGTCGTTTGGCGACTCTCGGATGCTGGTGGAAAAGTATTTGCTCAAGCCACGTCATGTGGAGATTCAGGTGTTCGCCGATCAGCACGGCAACTGCCTGTATCTCAACGAGCGCGATTGCTCGATCCAGCGTCGGCACCAGAAAGTCGTCGAAGAGGCCCCGGCGCCGGGTCTGACGCCCGAGTTGCGCCGGGCAATGGGCGAAGCGGCTGTGCGTTCGGCGCAGGCGATCGGTTATGTCGGCGCCGGCACCGTGGAGTTTTTGCTGGATGCGCGCGGCGAGTTTTTCTTCATGGAGATGAACACGCGGCTGCAAGTCGAGCACCCTGTGACCGAAGCAATCACCGGGCTGGATCTGGTCGCCTGGCAGATTCGCGTCGCCCGTGGGGAAGCGCTGCCGATCACCCAGGCGCAGGTACCGCTCAATGGTCACGCGATCGAAGTGCGCTTGTATGCCGAGGATCCGGCGAATGATTTCCTGCCGGCCACCGGGCGTCTGGATCTGTACCGCGAATCGGCACAGGGACCGGGGCGGCGGGTAGACAGCGGCGTTGAGGAAGGTGACGCGATCTCGCCGTTCTACGACCCGATGCTCGGCAAACTGATTGCCTGGGGTGAAGATCGCGAACAGGCGCGCTTGCGTCTGTTGAGCATGCTCGACGAGTTTGCGATCGGCGGGCTGAAGACCAACATCAATTTCCTGCGGCGGATCATCGCGCATCCGGCGTTTGCGGCGGCAGAGCTGGATACCGGTTTTATTCCGCGCTATCAGGAGCAATTGCTGCCAGCACCAGGCACGTTGAGCGATGAGTTCTGGCAGGCGGCGGCGCAGGCGTTTGCGCAGAGTTTGCCCAAGCGTGCGCGGGCGGATGATCCCGCCTCCCCCTGGTCTTGCAGCAGTGGTTTGCGCGCGGGCTTGCCGGCGGAAATCACCTTGCACTTGAGCTGCGAGGGACAGGATCGCGCGTTGACCTTGAGAACCGCGGCCCATGCAAAACTGCAGGGCGAAGCGCTAATCGTCGAGCATGACGGCGTGCGCCGCACATTGCGGGCGATTCGTCAGGGTGGCGCGTTGTATCTGGAATGGGACGGCGAGTTGCGGCGCATCGAAGCGTTCGATCCGATCAGTGCCGTTGAAGCCAGCCACAGCCATCAGGGCGGTCTGACCGCGCCAATGAACGGCAGCATCGTGCGCGTGCTGGTCGAAACGGGACAATCGGTTGAGGCCGGGGCGCAACTGGTGGTGCTGGAAGCCATGAAGATGGAACACAGCATCCGCGCGCCGCACGCCGGTGTGATCAAAGCGCTGTATTGCCAGGAAGGCGATATGGTCAGCGAAGGCAGCGCTCTGGTTGAACTGGAAGAGGGATGA
- a CDS encoding LexA family protein, producing MDKWIELVKAKMSELKVTQTELGERVGMSQGGIGHWLNKRREPGVTEMNRVLKALGMDFLEVVLVIREPQPTPEDEMPLAQKYNPYFRYPVCDWRAPCEVRDAAASYPGASAKQRFELTDYHARGGAAFWLTVTGDSMTAPSGQSVAEGMLILVDPELEAVPGKLVIAQWPDSEEAIFRKLDEQAGQRYLVPLNPTWPKTLLTDECRIIGVVVQATARY from the coding sequence ATGGATAAATGGATTGAGTTGGTCAAGGCCAAGATGAGTGAACTCAAAGTCACTCAAACAGAGCTCGGAGAGCGCGTCGGCATGTCCCAGGGCGGGATCGGTCATTGGCTGAACAAGCGTCGCGAACCCGGTGTTACCGAAATGAACCGCGTGCTCAAGGCGCTGGGAATGGACTTCCTTGAAGTCGTTCTGGTGATCCGCGAACCGCAGCCGACGCCGGAAGACGAAATGCCGCTGGCGCAGAAGTACAACCCGTACTTCCGTTATCCGGTCTGCGATTGGCGTGCGCCGTGCGAAGTGCGTGACGCTGCGGCGAGCTATCCCGGAGCATCAGCGAAGCAGCGCTTCGAATTGACGGATTACCACGCTCGCGGCGGTGCGGCGTTCTGGCTGACGGTGACGGGGGATTCGATGACCGCGCCGAGCGGCCAGAGCGTTGCCGAGGGCATGCTGATTCTGGTCGACCCAGAGCTGGAGGCAGTGCCTGGCAAACTGGTGATCGCCCAGTGGCCGGACAGCGAAGAAGCGATTTTCCGCAAACTCGACGAGCAGGCCGGCCAGCGCTACCTGGTGCCGCTCAATCCAACTTGGCCGAAAACCCTGCTAACCGATGAATGCCGGATTATCGGCGTGGTGGTTCAGGCGACGGCGCGTTACTGA
- a CDS encoding DUF6124 family protein yields the protein MNISSKDLPDLQIDTSFTSPQGNAAAQRALDYYLKPAVSEPETDERFFNVKGHLSGEEALVHASDLLRCAAATAFKAAENLQGTSRDLAFSVVHMVDMARAMVDHSIDNDEVTADKVRADRKEFSHRADKNI from the coding sequence ATGAACATCAGCAGCAAAGACCTGCCCGATCTGCAAATCGACACCAGCTTCACCTCCCCTCAAGGCAATGCCGCCGCACAGCGCGCGCTGGACTACTACTTGAAACCGGCTGTTTCAGAACCCGAGACGGACGAACGTTTTTTCAACGTCAAAGGCCATCTCAGCGGCGAGGAAGCGCTGGTGCATGCCTCGGATCTGTTGCGATGTGCAGCCGCCACCGCGTTCAAGGCCGCAGAAAACCTGCAAGGCACCAGTCGCGATCTGGCCTTTTCGGTGGTGCACATGGTGGATATGGCGCGGGCGATGGTCGACCATTCGATCGACAACGACGAAGTCACGGCGGACAAGGTACGGGCGGACAGGAAAGAATTTTCCCATCGCGCAGATAAAAACATTTGA
- a CDS encoding M14 family metallopeptidase: MTVAKSSFDISANFDSGNIQVIDISNPLNPVLAIRPDTRSAHFQWFHFKASGLHVHQEHWFRLVNASQSSYNKAWTGYQAVASYDHVNWFRIPTSFEGDSLRFCLEAEQTHAWFAYFEPYSRGRHDWLIEQALSKAGTELLATGKSVEGRDIQLLRKGTGAEGQRKIWIIAQQHPGEHMAEWFMEGVIERLERQDDPVLNKLLASADLYLVPNMNPDGAFHGHLRTNAMGQDLNRAWQNASQDISPEVLFVQQQMEKYGVDAFIDVHGDEEIPHVFTAGCEGNPGFTPRIEKLEEHFRSHLKHTTKDFQTTYGYTRDEPGQANMTLACNSVGQKYDCLSLTLEMPFKDHDDHPDKITGWSGKRSKQLGKDVLTTLADMVDTLR; this comes from the coding sequence ATGACCGTGGCCAAATCTTCGTTCGACATCAGCGCCAATTTCGACAGCGGCAATATCCAAGTCATCGACATCAGCAACCCGCTCAATCCGGTTCTGGCCATCCGCCCGGACACCCGCAGCGCTCATTTTCAGTGGTTCCACTTCAAGGCCAGCGGCCTGCATGTGCATCAGGAACACTGGTTTCGTCTGGTCAACGCCAGCCAGTCCTCCTATAACAAGGCCTGGACCGGCTATCAGGCAGTCGCCTCCTACGACCACGTCAACTGGTTCCGCATCCCCACCAGCTTCGAAGGCGACAGCCTGCGCTTCTGCCTCGAAGCCGAACAGACCCACGCCTGGTTCGCCTACTTCGAGCCCTACAGCCGCGGCCGCCACGACTGGTTGATCGAGCAGGCGCTGAGCAAGGCTGGCACCGAATTGCTGGCGACCGGCAAAAGTGTCGAGGGCCGCGACATTCAGCTGCTGCGCAAAGGCACCGGTGCCGAAGGCCAGCGCAAGATCTGGATCATTGCCCAGCAGCATCCGGGCGAGCACATGGCGGAATGGTTCATGGAAGGCGTGATTGAGCGTCTGGAGCGCCAGGACGATCCGGTATTGAACAAACTGCTGGCCAGCGCCGATCTGTATCTGGTGCCGAACATGAACCCGGACGGCGCCTTCCATGGCCATCTGCGCACCAATGCCATGGGTCAGGACTTGAACCGAGCCTGGCAGAACGCCAGCCAGGACATCAGTCCGGAAGTGCTTTTCGTCCAGCAGCAGATGGAAAAATATGGCGTCGATGCGTTTATCGACGTGCACGGCGACGAGGAAATCCCCCACGTCTTTACCGCCGGCTGTGAAGGCAATCCTGGCTTCACACCGCGCATCGAAAAGCTTGAAGAGCATTTCCGCAGCCATCTGAAGCACACCACCAAAGACTTCCAGACCACCTACGGCTACACCCGCGACGAACCGGGACAGGCCAACATGACCTTGGCCTGCAACAGCGTCGGGCAGAAATACGATTGCCTGTCGCTGACCCTGGAGATGCCCTTCAAGGACCACGACGACCACCCGGACAAGATCACCGGCTGGTCGGGCAAACGTTCCAAGCAATTGGGCAAGGATGTGCTGACCACCCTCGCCGACATGGTCGACACCCTGCGCTGA
- a CDS encoding cytochrome b encodes MSKQPTHFVLLARLLHWLMALMIIAMLFIGAGMVTSVSSRHEWLIHLHKPLGIAILALVIVRLLVRFTTRQPPLPDDLPGWQVLAAKASHLLLYALMLVLPLLGWAMISASGEPVMLTASLHLPSIVPADAQLFAVLRKSHGYLAYLLFLTVLLHLAAALFHGWVRRDEVLDSMLRGRDRG; translated from the coding sequence ATGAGCAAGCAACCGACGCATTTCGTTTTGCTGGCGCGCCTGCTGCACTGGCTGATGGCGCTGATGATCATCGCCATGCTGTTTATCGGCGCGGGCATGGTCACTTCGGTGTCGTCTCGCCATGAATGGCTGATTCATTTGCACAAGCCGCTGGGCATCGCGATTCTGGCGCTGGTGATCGTGCGCCTGCTGGTGCGCTTCACCACCCGCCAACCGCCGCTGCCGGATGATCTGCCGGGCTGGCAGGTGCTGGCAGCCAAGGCTTCCCACCTCTTGTTGTATGCGTTGATGCTGGTGTTGCCGTTGCTCGGCTGGGCGATGATCAGTGCCTCGGGCGAGCCGGTGATGCTCACGGCGTCGCTGCATCTGCCGTCGATTGTGCCGGCCGACGCGCAACTGTTTGCGGTGCTGCGCAAGTCCCATGGCTATCTGGCGTATCTGCTGTTTCTGACGGTGCTGCTGCATCTGGCGGCGGCGCTGTTCCATGGCTGGGTACGCCGTGACGAAGTGCTCGACAGCATGTTGCGCGGGCGTGATCGCGGCTGA
- a CDS encoding catalase family peroxidase, with protein MVDRSSPNAAPLGRPPRQPLSAASLVLRLGGIAVIVAAVAGAFAYVHGNLDPQRLTPKALVDVLEKNNGVHPGFRRNHAKGVCVIGHFESSGEARAFSTAQVFNLPQTPVVGRFALPAGNPYAPDSAVPIRSLALRFTQANGQQWRTGMNSMPVFPVGTPEAFYQLQQAQSPDPATGKPDPTKVPAFFAAHPEAVPFLTWVKTAKPSASYATETYNSINAFYLVDGNGKKQAVRWSMTPLAQDAAGATAPEGADFLEKDLVQRLAAAPLRFQLNITLANADDPVNDASKTWPANRKVLNAGTLVLEKTQPQLSGECRDINYDPLVLPAGIQGSADPLLAARSAGYADSYLRRTSEVSQLPAARQEARP; from the coding sequence ATGGTTGATCGCTCGTCCCCCAACGCTGCACCGCTCGGCAGGCCGCCGCGCCAGCCACTGAGCGCCGCGAGCCTGGTTTTACGTCTGGGCGGCATTGCCGTGATTGTCGCCGCCGTGGCCGGGGCGTTTGCCTACGTGCATGGCAACCTTGACCCACAACGATTGACGCCAAAAGCGTTGGTCGATGTGCTGGAAAAGAACAACGGCGTGCATCCCGGCTTTCGTCGCAATCACGCCAAGGGCGTGTGCGTGATCGGCCATTTCGAAAGCAGCGGCGAGGCGCGCGCGTTCTCCACGGCACAGGTGTTCAACCTGCCGCAGACACCGGTGGTGGGGCGTTTCGCCTTGCCGGCCGGCAATCCCTATGCGCCGGACAGCGCCGTACCGATCCGCAGTCTGGCGCTGCGCTTCACCCAGGCGAACGGTCAGCAATGGCGCACCGGCATGAACAGCATGCCGGTGTTTCCGGTGGGCACGCCTGAAGCGTTTTACCAATTGCAGCAGGCGCAGTCGCCGGATCCAGCCACTGGCAAGCCAGACCCGACGAAGGTGCCGGCATTTTTTGCCGCACACCCGGAAGCCGTGCCGTTTCTGACGTGGGTGAAGACCGCCAAGCCTTCGGCCAGTTACGCGACCGAAACCTATAACAGCATCAATGCGTTCTATCTGGTCGATGGCAACGGCAAGAAACAGGCCGTACGCTGGAGCATGACCCCGTTGGCGCAGGACGCGGCAGGTGCCACAGCCCCTGAAGGCGCCGATTTTCTCGAGAAGGATCTAGTGCAACGCCTGGCCGCCGCACCCTTGCGCTTCCAGTTGAATATCACCCTGGCCAACGCCGACGACCCGGTCAACGATGCCAGCAAGACCTGGCCCGCAAATCGCAAAGTGCTGAACGCCGGGACTTTGGTGCTGGAGAAAACCCAGCCGCAGCTCAGCGGTGAATGCCGCGACATCAACTACGACCCGCTGGTGCTGCCGGCCGGGATTCAAGGCTCGGCAGATCCACTGCTGGCCGCGCGTTCTGCCGGCTACGCCGATTCCTACCTGCGTCGCACCAGCGAAGTCAGCCAGTTGCCCGCCGCCAGACAGGAGGCTCGTCCATGA
- a CDS encoding RNA polymerase sigma factor: MSEFDEQLREIIPRLRRFALSLTRNSSSADDLVQASLERALSAWGEKRAEGDLRAWLFAILYRQFLDAHRRSRRYARMLEFFTGRDDAEPSVERTVIAQSTLQAFERLPTEQRALLLMVSVEGLSYKEVAEILGAPIGTVMSRLSRARQALRQLSDGEISSPSLRILK, translated from the coding sequence ATGAGCGAATTCGACGAACAGTTGAGAGAAATCATTCCCAGATTGCGCCGCTTCGCCCTGTCGTTGACGCGCAACAGCAGCAGCGCCGACGATCTGGTCCAGGCCAGCCTAGAGCGGGCGCTGTCGGCGTGGGGCGAGAAACGCGCTGAGGGCGACTTGCGCGCCTGGCTGTTTGCGATCCTCTATCGGCAGTTTCTCGATGCGCACCGTCGCTCGCGGCGCTATGCGCGCATGCTGGAATTTTTCACCGGTCGCGACGATGCCGAGCCGTCGGTGGAACGCACCGTGATTGCCCAGTCGACCCTGCAAGCCTTCGAACGCCTGCCCACCGAACAGCGCGCTTTGCTGCTGATGGTCTCGGTGGAAGGCCTGTCCTATAAAGAGGTCGCCGAGATCCTCGGCGCCCCGATCGGCACCGTGATGTCGCGCCTGTCCCGCGCCCGCCAGGCCTTGCGCCAACTCAGCGACGGCGAAATCAGCAGCCCTTCCTTGCGGATACTCAAATGA
- a CDS encoding anti-sigma factor family protein has protein sequence MISLPPSERDLHAYVDHQLSVADRRVLETWLASHPEEAAQVRAWQRDAQQLRAALSGALQQPANPALDPMMIRQRRRQQSRRHLASAAVLLVAVSIGGFSGWQAREMTLARPAPLPMTDALQAYRLIAQQGVLPADYKVDSDGDMQRWLDRYFSGAGRLPDLKAAGFEPVSGRLLSTDEGAAAMVMYEDGSGHKVSFYLRPPGPKNTLLPRGSRSDGDLQADYWSGPGYNYAVVSPTDSPAAELLKQSPPF, from the coding sequence ATGATCAGCCTGCCTCCCAGCGAACGTGATTTGCACGCCTACGTCGACCACCAGCTCAGCGTCGCCGACCGGCGCGTGCTCGAGACCTGGCTGGCCAGCCACCCTGAAGAAGCGGCGCAGGTGCGCGCCTGGCAACGCGACGCCCAGCAGTTGCGCGCAGCGCTGAGTGGCGCGTTGCAGCAACCGGCCAATCCGGCGCTCGACCCGATGATGATTCGCCAGCGCCGCCGCCAGCAGTCCCGTCGCCACCTGGCCAGCGCGGCGGTGTTGCTCGTTGCCGTGAGCATCGGCGGTTTCAGTGGCTGGCAGGCGCGGGAAATGACCCTGGCGCGCCCTGCGCCATTGCCGATGACTGACGCGTTGCAAGCCTATCGCCTGATCGCCCAGCAAGGCGTACTGCCCGCCGATTACAAGGTCGACAGCGACGGCGACATGCAGCGTTGGCTCGACCGCTACTTCAGCGGTGCCGGGCGCTTGCCGGACTTGAAAGCTGCCGGATTCGAGCCGGTCAGCGGGCGCTTGCTCAGCACCGATGAAGGCGCGGCGGCGATGGTGATGTATGAGGATGGCAGCGGTCACAAGGTCAGTTTCTACCTGCGTCCACCGGGGCCGAAAAACACCCTGCTGCCGCGTGGCTCGCGCAGCGATGGCGATCTGCAGGCCGATTACTGGTCAGGGCCGGGCTACAACTATGCGGTGGTCAGCCCGACCGACTCGCCGGCGGCAGAGTTGCTCAAGCAATCGCCACCGTTCTGA
- the zapE gene encoding cell division protein ZapE has protein sequence MPARTPKRSRLSQRWPLLRRLFGKGLPASAGLDAHAATIRDYFRDKAKSQGYTLSRSQQQVIDCMAQQASVLLGDSGHTPPSLYLYGAVGRGKSWLLDGFFQALPITRKRRLHFHQFFARLHDGMFRHRQEEDALEITLDELLEDCQVLCFDEFHVHDIGDAMLITRLFKALFKRQIMLLVTSNYAPEGLLPNPLYHARFKPVIELINTRMRVMEVGGAHDYRALNRQHTHQVFTQGHYVWPATAAQRQTLDLPPADAPALALEVGKRQLQARFCQGRRVAFTFNDLCEQPTAVMDYLQLCQRFDQWIIDDLPQLGECPIAVQQRFINLIDVLYDQDKYLTLLGQLPLGQSLEGHAIDLARTRSRLGQLQEIHAPN, from the coding sequence GTGCCCGCCCGAACGCCGAAACGATCACGACTGAGCCAACGCTGGCCGTTGCTGCGCCGCCTGTTCGGCAAAGGCCTGCCCGCCAGCGCCGGGCTCGATGCTCATGCCGCGACCATCCGCGATTATTTCCGTGACAAGGCCAAAAGCCAGGGCTACACCCTCAGCCGCAGTCAGCAGCAAGTCATCGACTGCATGGCGCAGCAAGCCAGCGTGCTGCTCGGCGACAGCGGCCACACCCCGCCGAGTCTGTACCTGTACGGCGCCGTCGGGCGCGGCAAGAGCTGGTTGCTCGACGGTTTTTTCCAGGCGCTGCCGATCACGCGCAAACGCCGCCTGCATTTCCATCAGTTCTTCGCTCGGTTGCACGACGGCATGTTCCGTCATCGCCAGGAGGAAGACGCGCTGGAAATCACCTTGGATGAGTTGCTGGAAGATTGCCAGGTGCTGTGTTTCGACGAATTCCATGTGCACGACATCGGCGACGCGATGCTGATCACGCGGCTGTTCAAGGCCCTGTTCAAACGGCAGATCATGCTGCTGGTGACCTCCAACTATGCACCCGAGGGCCTGCTGCCCAATCCGCTGTACCACGCGCGCTTCAAACCGGTGATCGAGCTGATCAACACGCGCATGCGAGTGATGGAAGTCGGTGGCGCCCACGACTACCGCGCACTCAACCGCCAACACACGCATCAAGTGTTTACCCAAGGACATTACGTATGGCCGGCGACGGCAGCTCAACGTCAGACACTGGACCTGCCACCAGCCGACGCGCCTGCCCTTGCCCTCGAAGTTGGCAAGCGCCAGCTTCAGGCCCGTTTTTGCCAAGGCCGGCGAGTCGCGTTCACCTTCAACGACCTGTGCGAACAGCCAACGGCAGTGATGGATTATCTGCAACTGTGCCAGCGTTTCGACCAGTGGATCATCGATGACCTGCCGCAGCTCGGCGAATGTCCGATCGCCGTGCAGCAGCGCTTCATCAATCTGATTGACGTGCTCTACGATCAGGACAAATACCTGACCCTGCTCGGCCAACTGCCGCTGGGCCAGAGCCTGGAAGGTCACGCCATCGACCTGGCGCGCACGCGCAGCCGGTTGGGGCAATTGCAGGAAATTCACGCTCCCAACTGA
- a CDS encoding protein kinase, whose product MHTLAQLRAGELSGITRLDLSCGLTEFPNEIFQLAETLEVLNLSGNALSSLPENLHRLTRLRVLFCSDNQFSELPACLGQCTALTMVGFKANRIVNVPAAALPPQLRWLILTDNRIESLPSELGERPALQKLMLTGNRLQTLPDSLRHCHRLELLRIAANQLSELPQWLLTLPSLTWLAYAGNPLETEADAAALEATPLIDWSALRLEQQLGEGASGVISKAVWQRDDGTAQAVAVKLYKGEMTSDGSPLHEMNACITAGLHPNLIRVEGRIGGHPDQQQGLVMQLIDPSFGNLAGLPSLDSCSRDVYAEDCRFSADVALRVAKGIASAAEHLHRQGITHGDLYGHNILLNDQGDCLLGDFGAASFHATGDDVQTRALQRLEVRAFGVLLGELLERVDAGLSTERRAQLQALERRCCQADVLGRPGFSEVIEVLENL is encoded by the coding sequence ATGCACACCCTTGCTCAACTACGCGCCGGCGAGCTGTCCGGCATCACCCGCCTCGACCTGTCCTGCGGGCTGACCGAATTCCCCAACGAAATTTTCCAACTGGCCGAGACGCTGGAAGTGCTCAACCTCAGCGGCAACGCGCTGAGCAGCCTGCCGGAGAACCTGCATCGCCTGACCCGCCTGCGCGTGCTGTTCTGCTCCGACAACCAGTTCAGCGAACTGCCGGCCTGCCTCGGCCAGTGCACCGCGCTGACCATGGTCGGCTTCAAGGCCAACCGCATCGTCAATGTGCCCGCTGCCGCCCTGCCGCCGCAGCTGCGCTGGTTGATCCTCACCGATAACCGCATCGAAAGCCTGCCCAGCGAACTCGGTGAACGCCCCGCTCTGCAGAAGCTCATGCTCACCGGCAATCGGCTGCAAACGCTGCCAGACTCCCTGCGCCACTGCCATCGGCTGGAATTGCTGCGCATCGCTGCCAACCAACTCAGCGAACTGCCGCAGTGGTTGCTGACCTTGCCGAGCCTGACCTGGCTGGCCTACGCCGGCAATCCGCTGGAGACCGAAGCCGATGCCGCTGCCCTTGAGGCCACGCCGCTGATCGACTGGTCGGCGCTGCGCCTGGAGCAGCAACTGGGCGAAGGCGCTTCCGGGGTGATTTCCAAGGCAGTCTGGCAGCGCGACGACGGCACGGCGCAGGCGGTTGCGGTGAAGCTCTACAAAGGCGAGATGACCAGCGACGGCTCGCCGTTGCATGAGATGAACGCCTGCATCACTGCCGGTTTGCACCCCAACCTGATCCGCGTCGAGGGCCGCATCGGCGGCCACCCCGATCAGCAGCAGGGGCTGGTGATGCAATTGATTGATCCGAGCTTCGGCAATCTCGCCGGTTTGCCCAGCCTGGACTCGTGCTCGCGGGATGTTTACGCCGAAGATTGCCGGTTCTCCGCCGACGTTGCCCTGCGCGTCGCCAAAGGCATCGCCTCAGCGGCCGAGCACCTGCACCGCCAAGGCATCACCCACGGCGATCTGTATGGCCACAACATTCTGTTGAACGATCAGGGCGATTGTCTGCTGGGGGATTTCGGCGCGGCGTCGTTTCATGCCACCGGCGATGATGTGCAGACGCGCGCATTGCAGCGCCTGGAAGTCCGTGCGTTCGGTGTGTTGTTGGGGGAATTGCTGGAGCGTGTCGATGCAGGATTGAGTACGGAGCGGCGCGCGCAACTGCAGGCGCTGGAGCGACGTTGCTGTCAGGCGGATGTGCTGGGGCGGCCTGGGTTTAGCGAAGTAATCGAGGTGCTGGAGAATCTTTGA